A window of Desulfopila inferna contains these coding sequences:
- a CDS encoding glycerophosphodiester phosphodiesterase: MKKPPQLYNIAHRGARSLAPENTMTGFAKAWQVGAHGVETDVSVTGDGALILFHDPNLRRTTDVARIFPQRQHDPLHTFSHEDIKKLDAGSWFVKSDPFGSIADGSITAAEAGSMRHAHIPALEELLFFVKAHSWFVNIEIKRLPRELASFAIVEEILKIIDKVELAPARFSISSFEHSYLYRLQNLRPEVEINALIGEDPGKPQSWGNYEFEIYNANIDLIDSLQIEEARRRGCRINLYTVNRVEEMKHYLAQEGIDKIITDYPQLLTLFRNSRNGC; this comes from the coding sequence ATGAAAAAACCACCTCAACTCTATAATATCGCTCATCGCGGCGCCCGCAGCCTTGCCCCGGAAAACACTATGACGGGCTTTGCCAAGGCATGGCAGGTCGGCGCTCATGGCGTGGAAACCGACGTATCGGTAACCGGGGACGGAGCGCTGATACTTTTCCATGATCCCAACCTGCGCCGAACCACCGATGTTGCGCGGATCTTTCCGCAGCGGCAGCATGATCCACTGCATACCTTCTCCCATGAAGATATTAAAAAACTCGATGCCGGTTCCTGGTTTGTTAAAAGTGATCCTTTCGGCAGCATCGCCGATGGTTCGATAACAGCGGCAGAAGCCGGATCGATGCGTCATGCACACATCCCTGCACTGGAGGAACTGCTCTTTTTCGTCAAGGCACATTCCTGGTTCGTCAACATCGAAATCAAGCGGTTGCCCAGAGAGCTGGCCTCCTTTGCCATTGTTGAAGAAATTCTTAAAATCATTGACAAAGTCGAGCTGGCTCCTGCAAGGTTTTCCATCTCTTCTTTTGAGCATTCCTATCTTTATCGGCTACAGAATCTGCGTCCCGAAGTGGAGATAAACGCGCTGATCGGCGAAGATCCCGGTAAACCCCAAAGCTGGGGAAATTATGAGTTTGAAATCTACAATGCCAATATCGATTTAATCGATTCGCTGCAGATAGAAGAAGCCAGGCGACGCGGCTGTCGCATCAATCTCTACACCGTCAACAGGGTCGAGGAGATGAAGCACTACCTTGCCCAGGAGGGGATAGATAAGATCATCACCGATTATCCCCAGCTCCTGACCCTTTTCCGGAACAGCCGAAACGGCTGCTGA
- a CDS encoding SHOCT domain-containing protein — translation MMHWFGNHGYGMGGFGWIFMILFWIVIFVLIFNFIKILAQRNPDRHSAEKSHESAEDILKKRYARGEIKREEYERMKKDISS, via the coding sequence ATGATGCACTGGTTTGGGAATCACGGCTATGGAATGGGCGGGTTTGGATGGATCTTCATGATACTCTTCTGGATCGTAATTTTTGTGCTGATTTTTAATTTCATCAAAATACTGGCGCAAAGGAACCCGGACAGGCATTCGGCTGAAAAATCACATGAAAGTGCCGAGGATATACTCAAGAAGAGATACGCCAGAGGAGAAATCAAACGGGAAGAATATGAGCGTATGAAAAAGGATATCTCGTCTTAG
- the treZ gene encoding malto-oligosyltrehalose trehalohydrolase → MEHMEVWVPQARRVELACSDRLLRMTATESGWWLVEAPFIEHGVDYAFYIDGEGPFPDPRSCWQPAGVHGPSRWLNHEKFSWSDSCWRPPSLKTAVIYELHIGTFSESGTFEGAIDHLDQLIDLGITHVELMPVAEFSGSRGWGYDGVNLYAPHHAYGGPDGLKRLVDACHRRGLAVLLDVVYNHFGPEGNYLSRFGPYFTERYMTPWGDAVNLDGAHSHEVRRFFVDNALMWLRDYHFDGLRIDAVHAFLDISAIHFLEQLADEVGHLAGETGRHLVLIAESDLNDPRIVRSKGAGGYGIDAQWNEDFHHTLHTVLTGENNGYYRDFGTLADLAKVLTRVFKIDGIYSIHRNRVHGRPAGELPGSCFVGCLQNHDQIGNRGLGERTSHLLSWDLLKIGAALVMTSPFVPMIFQGEEWAASSPFLYFTDHQDQELAAAVKQGRREEFASFGQQDDQIPDPQAEKTFNRSKIDWAERNKQLHSEMFNWYRDLIALRRTMPALHEGRMEDVSVCFDESARWLTMTRKNMIVACNFSDSPRKITCCNTAEMEFALASQEGITAVDDELHLPPESVVILVCTGDI, encoded by the coding sequence ATGGAACACATGGAAGTATGGGTACCACAGGCCCGGCGGGTGGAATTGGCCTGCAGTGATCGTCTACTCAGGATGACTGCTACGGAGAGCGGCTGGTGGCTGGTGGAGGCCCCGTTTATAGAACATGGAGTTGATTACGCATTTTATATAGATGGTGAAGGACCTTTTCCCGATCCCCGTTCATGCTGGCAACCGGCTGGAGTTCATGGCCCCTCACGATGGTTGAATCACGAAAAATTCTCTTGGTCCGATTCATGTTGGCGGCCGCCGTCGCTGAAGACGGCCGTCATTTATGAGCTGCACATCGGCACCTTCTCGGAGTCTGGAACCTTTGAGGGAGCCATCGATCATCTTGATCAGCTCATCGATCTCGGTATCACCCATGTCGAACTGATGCCCGTTGCCGAATTCTCAGGGAGCAGAGGCTGGGGATATGACGGTGTCAATCTCTATGCCCCGCATCACGCCTATGGCGGTCCTGACGGACTCAAGCGTCTGGTCGACGCCTGTCACCGGCGTGGACTTGCCGTTTTGCTCGACGTGGTCTACAATCATTTTGGACCCGAAGGAAACTATCTGAGCCGCTTCGGGCCCTATTTCACCGAGCGTTATATGACTCCGTGGGGAGATGCCGTTAATCTGGATGGAGCGCACAGCCATGAAGTACGGCGTTTTTTCGTGGATAATGCACTGATGTGGCTGCGAGATTACCATTTCGACGGTCTGCGCATAGATGCAGTTCATGCCTTTCTGGATATTTCGGCCATCCATTTCCTCGAGCAGCTTGCCGATGAGGTAGGGCATCTTGCCGGTGAAACCGGACGTCATCTGGTGCTTATCGCCGAAAGCGACCTGAATGATCCTCGTATTGTCCGCTCGAAGGGAGCAGGCGGTTATGGCATCGATGCCCAGTGGAATGAGGATTTCCATCATACCCTGCATACGGTGCTGACTGGAGAAAACAATGGCTACTATCGTGACTTTGGAACTCTTGCCGATCTTGCCAAGGTACTGACCAGGGTTTTCAAAATTGACGGCATATATTCCATCCACCGGAATCGTGTTCACGGACGTCCGGCCGGAGAACTGCCAGGCAGCTGTTTTGTAGGATGCCTTCAGAACCATGACCAGATCGGTAACCGGGGGCTGGGAGAACGTACAAGTCACCTGCTCTCCTGGGATTTACTGAAGATTGGAGCGGCGCTGGTGATGACCTCTCCCTTTGTCCCTATGATCTTCCAAGGTGAAGAGTGGGCTGCTTCCTCTCCCTTTCTCTACTTTACCGATCATCAGGATCAGGAGTTGGCAGCGGCAGTTAAACAGGGGCGCCGGGAGGAATTTGCTTCCTTTGGCCAGCAGGATGATCAAATTCCTGATCCGCAGGCGGAAAAAACCTTCAACCGTTCAAAAATTGACTGGGCTGAACGGAATAAACAGCTGCATAGCGAAATGTTCAACTGGTATCGCGATCTCATCGCTCTGCGCCGTACCATGCCGGCGCTGCATGAGGGACGCATGGAAGATGTTTCGGTATGTTTCGACGAATCGGCGCGTTGGCTCACCATGACCCGCAAAAATATGATCGTTGCCTGTAACTTTTCTGACTCACCGCGAAAAATCACCTGCTGCAATACGGCTGAAATGGAGTTTGCACTGGCTTCTCAGGAGGGAATTACAGCCGTTGACGATGAACTGCACCTCCCCCCCGAGTCTGTGGTAATCCTGGTTTGCACCGGTGATATCTGA
- the treY gene encoding malto-oligosyltrehalose synthase, with protein MKPIPHATYRIQLQPEFGFSQATGIIGYLAELGISHFFASPYLQARIGSTHGYDIVDPRRINFQLGGEEMHARLCEELKSAGLGQMIDIVPNHTAIAGRENPFWWDVLENGPSSRYAAFFDVDWDSSEERWPNKVLLPVLGDHYGRVLENGEITLAYNEGIFTLHYYDNSFPVCPSSLAELLGRAAQSSSSDLLAYLADSCGRLPRPTATNRKIVALRHRDKGIILQLLGELCREKSEVCAAIDEEVKRTNKEIDELDNLIDKQNYRLARWRMESRDLGYRRFFDIKELVGMRMENEEVFKTTHALPISFFRKGLVQGLRIDHPDGLRDPTEYFERLRQACPESWIVAEKILEPGEELPSHWPIEGTTGYDFLNVVVGLFIDPAGEAPLTALYSRLTGEPTDLEEVIHSCKRHVLRELLESELSRLTDLFVGVCERHRRHRDYMRLELHDALCETAVCFPVYRTYLSPSRPEGSATDRQHIEQAIECARAARKDLEPELFYFLKDLLLFRYDEARERELALRFQQLTGPAMAKGVEDTAFYRFNRLIALNEVGGDPSRFGITAAQYHSYCAEARKKRPWGLLSSTTHDTKRSEDVRARLALLSEIPQRWGKAVESWITGNKRLQPGRELDSNTEYFFYQTLVGAWPIGFDRISAYMEKAVREAKIHTSWVDQDEGYETSLRDFIKAVMTDHEFRRELEKFVEGLVFPGRLNSLAQTLLKLTAPGVPDIYQGNELWDLSLVDPDNRRAVDFNLRREMLDQISSLTAEEILQRMDEGLPKLHVVRQALHLRRSRPELFGAEAAYGALQAEGEKSDHVVACLLGEQALAIVPRLVIKLGGDWGNTSLQVPEGQWCNVMTREMISGGTLRLQDLMARFPVALLVKEGD; from the coding sequence TTGAAGCCTATTCCCCATGCCACTTATCGTATTCAGCTCCAGCCAGAATTCGGTTTCTCCCAGGCGACTGGTATTATCGGCTATCTTGCCGAACTCGGTATCAGCCATTTCTTTGCCTCGCCCTACCTGCAGGCGCGGATCGGGAGCACTCACGGTTATGATATCGTCGATCCCCGGCGTATAAATTTTCAGCTTGGCGGGGAAGAGATGCACGCCAGGTTATGCGAAGAACTCAAGTCTGCCGGTCTGGGGCAGATGATCGACATTGTCCCGAATCATACGGCTATTGCCGGTCGGGAGAATCCCTTCTGGTGGGATGTCCTGGAGAACGGACCGTCGAGCCGTTATGCCGCCTTCTTCGATGTTGACTGGGATTCCTCCGAGGAACGCTGGCCCAACAAGGTTCTCCTGCCGGTGCTCGGTGATCATTACGGACGTGTTCTTGAAAACGGAGAGATCACTCTTGCTTACAATGAAGGGATCTTCACCCTTCATTACTATGACAATTCATTTCCGGTGTGTCCTTCCAGCCTGGCCGAACTCCTCGGCAGAGCGGCACAAAGCAGCTCCTCGGATCTTCTCGCCTATTTAGCCGACAGCTGCGGCAGGCTGCCCCGTCCCACGGCGACCAACCGCAAAATTGTGGCGCTTCGCCACCGGGACAAAGGTATTATTCTGCAGTTGCTTGGCGAGTTGTGTCGAGAGAAGTCTGAGGTGTGTGCGGCCATAGACGAAGAGGTCAAGAGGACAAATAAAGAGATCGACGAGCTGGATAACCTCATAGATAAGCAGAACTACCGGCTGGCCAGGTGGCGCATGGAAAGCAGGGATCTGGGATACCGGAGATTCTTTGATATCAAGGAGCTGGTGGGAATGAGGATGGAAAACGAGGAGGTATTCAAGACAACCCATGCTCTGCCCATCTCTTTTTTCAGGAAAGGTCTGGTCCAGGGACTGCGTATAGATCATCCTGACGGATTACGTGATCCCACGGAATATTTTGAACGTTTGCGTCAGGCCTGCCCGGAGAGCTGGATAGTCGCGGAAAAAATACTCGAGCCGGGTGAGGAGCTGCCGTCCCACTGGCCGATTGAAGGCACCACCGGCTATGATTTTCTCAATGTTGTTGTTGGACTCTTCATCGATCCTGCGGGAGAGGCACCGCTTACCGCTCTCTATAGCAGATTAACGGGGGAGCCTACAGATCTCGAAGAGGTGATTCATTCCTGTAAGCGTCATGTCCTGAGAGAATTGCTGGAAAGTGAGCTGAGCAGGCTGACCGATCTCTTTGTAGGAGTCTGCGAACGCCATCGGCGGCACCGCGATTATATGCGCCTCGAGTTGCACGATGCCCTCTGTGAAACGGCAGTTTGTTTTCCTGTTTACAGGACCTATCTCTCCCCGAGCCGTCCGGAGGGAAGTGCAACCGACAGGCAGCACATAGAACAGGCCATTGAGTGCGCCCGTGCTGCAAGAAAGGACCTGGAGCCAGAACTCTTCTATTTCCTCAAGGATCTTCTCCTGTTTCGCTATGATGAAGCGCGGGAGAGGGAGTTGGCTTTGCGTTTTCAACAGTTGACCGGACCGGCAATGGCCAAAGGTGTGGAGGATACCGCCTTCTACCGGTTCAATCGTCTGATAGCCCTCAATGAGGTAGGTGGAGATCCTTCCCGGTTCGGCATCACGGCGGCACAGTATCACAGTTATTGTGCCGAGGCCCGCAAGAAGAGACCTTGGGGGCTGTTGAGCTCAACGACCCATGATACTAAACGCAGCGAGGATGTGCGTGCCAGACTGGCACTGCTTTCCGAAATTCCGCAACGCTGGGGTAAGGCGGTGGAGAGCTGGATCACCGGTAATAAGCGTCTTCAGCCGGGTAGGGAGCTGGACAGCAATACCGAATATTTCTTCTATCAGACTCTGGTGGGGGCCTGGCCCATAGGTTTCGACCGCATCTCCGCCTACATGGAAAAAGCGGTGCGCGAGGCCAAGATACATACATCGTGGGTCGACCAGGATGAAGGGTATGAAACGAGCTTGCGGGACTTTATCAAGGCGGTAATGACGGACCATGAGTTTCGCAGGGAACTTGAAAAATTTGTTGAGGGGCTTGTTTTCCCGGGCCGCCTGAACAGTCTGGCGCAAACTCTGCTCAAGTTAACGGCACCAGGTGTACCCGACATATACCAGGGCAATGAGCTTTGGGATTTAAGTCTGGTGGATCCGGATAACCGCCGCGCGGTGGATTTTAATCTGCGCAGAGAAATGCTTGACCAGATATCGTCTCTCACTGCGGAAGAAATTCTCCAGCGCATGGATGAAGGCCTGCCCAAACTGCATGTGGTGCGGCAGGCCCTGCATTTGCGGCGCAGCAGACCGGAACTTTTCGGTGCGGAGGCGGCATATGGCGCCCTTCAGGCAGAGGGCGAGAAATCCGATCATGTCGTCGCCTGTCTTCTGGGAGAACAGGCTCTGGCGATTGTGCCCCGTCTGGTGATTAAACTTGGCGGTGACTGGGGCAATACATCTCTGCAGGTCCCGGAAGGACAGTGGTGTAATGTTATGACGAGGGAAATGATTTCCGGAGGGACCCTGCGGCTGCAGGATCTTATGGCGCGATTCCCGGTGGCACTGCTGGTAAAGGAGGGGGATTAA